One genomic segment of Impatiens glandulifera chromosome 6, dImpGla2.1, whole genome shotgun sequence includes these proteins:
- the LOC124941292 gene encoding pentatricopeptide repeat-containing protein At4g33990 isoform X1 yields the protein MSSSLRRKCNTTSCYQLSLLRPIQIATRAFRSDRLLAKASPENQLQSFHGEAISLTNHGDRSRIEAILKYIEDVDLQRWTSPDTKSFSIELGEFHKMLNCVTNPHIFDQLLEMNCIDLVSKGDSHINNHHNAAKQLLNKVFKIRLGRGNYGECLASRADGNSKFSDEMCQELSIRSVAAGLRLLPSRKLKRFPGGSLIHQSSRGLCYSSMNSAQISSNGNGNKKNEIDFELLFNRCNNTCFAKRLHAFLIVSGKVESIFISTKLINVYANHADVGLSRKTFDQIETKDTYTWNSMISAYVRNNRFPEAVNGLCEMLLLSDTRPDFYTFPPVLKACRKLYDGKKIHSWVLKMGLMWDVYVAASLVHMYCRFGSVDVAHKIFCDMTIRDRGSWNAMISGFCQSGNAVEALRVLDEMNREGIKMDCVTVSAIIPACAQRGDDLHGMLVHLYVIKHGLDYDVFVRNSLINMYSKFGDVSLSQKVFDQTDFRDLVSWNSIIAAYEQNGDPDTALKLFGEMQSNGVQLDLLTLVSLASIARSKNCQSERSVHGYALRRCWVLEDIIVGNAIIDMYAKLGNIDYARRVFDIIFSKDVISWNTMITGYAQNGFASEAVQLFSLMGDHMNLVANQGTWVSILPAYSHLGALRLGRKSHGKILKVCLQFDIYVGTCLIDLYGKCGKLDDALSLFYEVPRFNSVPWNAIISCHGINGYGETSLQLFKTMQDLSVQPDHVTFISLLSACSHSGLVDQGRGYFTIMQEKYGIKPSLKHYGCMVDLFGRAGNLEMAYDFINSMPIQPDASVWGALLGACRVHGNVELGKVAANHLFQVDPKNVGYYVLLSNIYANTGKWEGVDEVRTLARDNRLKKTPGWSSIEVHNQTEVFYTGNQSHHHSSSEKIYKELEMLTVKMKSIGYIPDYSFVLQDVEEDEKDRILMSHSERLAIAYGIISTPPKSPLQIFKNLRICGDCHNVTKLISKITEREIIVRDSNRFHHFKDGFCSCGDYW from the exons atGTCTTCATCACTCCGCCGCAAATGTAACACAACCTCCTGCTATCAACTCTCTTTGCTCCGACCAATCCAAATCGCCACCCGCGCTTTTCGATCCGACAGACTACTCGCAAAAGCCTCACCAGAGAATCAACTGCAATCATTTCAT gGGGAAGCAATTAGCCTTACAAATCACGGAGATCGCTCTCGTATTGAAGCAATTCTTAAGTACATTGAAGATGTTGACCTTCAACGGTGGACCTCCCCTGATACTAAATCTTTCAGTATTGAACTTGGTGAATTCCACAAGATGCTGAATTGCGTCACtaatccacatatatttgatcAG TTACTGGAGATGAACTGTATCGATTTAGTTTCCAAGGGAGATTCTCACATTAACAATCACCATAATGCTGCCAAACAGTTGCTGAATAAGGTGTTCAAAATTCGTCTGGGCAGAGGAAACTATGGTGAATGTCTG gCGTCTAGAGCTGATGGGAATTCTAAATTCAGTGATGAAATGTGCCAGGAACTTAGCATAAGGAGTGTTGCTGCTGGACTGAG ATTATTGCCATCACGCAAACTAAAGCGATTTCCAGGCGGGTCACTCATTCATCAAAGTAGTCGTGGATTGTGTTACTCCTCAATGAATTCTGCACAGATTTCATCAAATGGAAATGGGAACAAGAAAAATGAGATTGATTTTGAGCTTCTATTCAATCGTTGCAATAATACCTGTTTTGCTAAGCGTCTTCATGCTTTCCTGATTGTGTCAGGAAAAGTTGAAAGCATCTTCATCTCCACAAAGCTCATCAACGTGTATGCTAATCATGCTGATGTTGGATTGTCTCGCAAGACTTTTGATCAAATTGAGACGAAGGATACATATACTTGGAATTCGATGATATCTGCTTATGTTCGAAATAACCGGTTCCCTGAAGCTGTCAATGGTTTATGTGAAATGTTATTGCTATCTGATACTCGACCTGATTTTTATACTTTTCCCCCAGTACTGAAAGCTTGTAGAAAATTATATGATGGGAAGAAGATACATAGCTGGGTTTTGAAGATGGGGCTCATGTGGGATGTTTATGTTGCTGCTTCTTTGGTACATATGTATTGTCGCTTCGGTTCTGTTGATGTTGCCCACAAAATATTCTGTGATATGACTATTCGAGACAGGGGCTCCTGGAATGCAATGATTTCTGGGTTTTGTCAAAGTGGAAATGCTGTAGAGGCATTAAGGGTCCTAGATGAGATGAATCGTGAGGGAATAAAGATGGATTGCGTCACAGTTTCAGCTATTATCCCTGCTTGCGCCCAAAGGGGTGATGATTTGCATGGTATGCTCGTCCATTTGTATGTGATAAAACATGGTTTGGATTACGACGTGTTTGTTCGCAATTCTTTGATCAATATGTATTCTAAATTTGGCGATGTTTCTCTTTCCCAGAAGGTTTTTGATCAAACAGACTTTAGAGATTTGGTTTCATGGAACTCTATAATTGCAGCATATGAACAAAATGGTGATCCAGACACTGCACTAAAACTTTTTGGAGAGATGCAATCAAATGGAGTTCAGCTTGATTTGCTTACACTTGTGAGTTTAGCTTCTATTGCTCGGTCAAAAAATTGCCAAAGTGAGAGGTCAGTTCATGGTTATGCACTGAGAAGGTGCTGGGTTTTGGAAGACATTATTGTTGGAAATGCGATTATAGATATGTATGCCAAGTTGGGTAATATTGATTATGCACGTAGAGTCTTTGATATAATATTCTCAAAGGATGTGATTTCATGGAACACAATGATCACAGGTTATGCTCAAAATGGTTTTGCAAGTGAAGCTGTTCAGTTATTCTCCTTGATGGGAGATCACATGAACCTAGTAGCTAACCAAGGAACTTGGGTAAGCATTTTGCCTGCTTACTCGCATCTGGGAGCTCTAAGGCTAGGGAGAAAGAGTCATGGAAAGATTCTAAAAGTCTGTCTTCAATTTGACATTTATGTGGGAACTTGTCTCATTGACCTCTATGGAAAATGTGGGAAACTAGATGATGCATTATCCTTGTTTTATGAAGTGCCCAGATTTAATTCAGTTCCTTGGAATGCCATAATATCTTGTCATGGAAttaatggatatggtgaaacatCTTTGCAACTATTTAAAACTATGCAGGATTTGAGTGTGCAGCCAGATCATGTTACCTTTATATCCCTTTTATCAGCCTGCAGTCATTCGGGACTTGTTGACCAGGGTCGCGGGTACTTTACTATCATGCAAGAAAAATATGGAATTAAACCCAGTTTGAAGCATTATGGATGCATGGTAGATTTGTTTGGAAGAGCTGGTAATCTAGAGATGGcatatgattttataaatagcATGCCCATACAGCCTGATGCTTCTGTTTGGGGTGCTCTTCTTGGAGCATGCAGAGTTCATGGGAATGTGGAATTGGGTAAAGTTGCTGCAAACCACTTGTTTCAAGTTGATCCTAAAAATGTGGgctattatgttttattatccAACATATATGCAAATACTGGAAAATGGGAGGGAGTGGATGAAGTAAGAACATTGGCTAGAGATAATAGATTGAAGAAGACTCCTGGGTGGAGCTCAATTGAAGTACACAACCAGACTGAAGTCTTTTATACTGGGAACCAATCCCACCACCATTCTTCTTCTGAGAAAATCTACAAGGAGTTGGAGATGCTAACTGTGAAAATGAAGAGCATTGGCTATATTCCAGATTATAGCTTTGTGTTGCAGGATGTTGAGGAGGATGAGAAAGATCGTATTCTTATGAGTCATAGCGAAAGATTAGCTATAGCATATGGAATTATTAGTACACCTCCTAAGAGCCCGCTACAGATATTCAAGAATCTTCGTATTTGTGGTGATTGCCACAATGTGActaaattaatttctaaaatcaCTGAGAGGGAGATAATTGTTAGGGATTCAAACCGTTTCCATCATTTCAAGGATGGCTTCTGTTCATGTGGAGACTATTGGTGA
- the LOC124941292 gene encoding pentatricopeptide repeat-containing protein At4g33990 isoform X2, whose product MLSISHQLLEMNCIDLVSKGDSHINNHHNAAKQLLNKVFKIRLGRGNYGECLASRADGNSKFSDEMCQELSIRSVAAGLRLLPSRKLKRFPGGSLIHQSSRGLCYSSMNSAQISSNGNGNKKNEIDFELLFNRCNNTCFAKRLHAFLIVSGKVESIFISTKLINVYANHADVGLSRKTFDQIETKDTYTWNSMISAYVRNNRFPEAVNGLCEMLLLSDTRPDFYTFPPVLKACRKLYDGKKIHSWVLKMGLMWDVYVAASLVHMYCRFGSVDVAHKIFCDMTIRDRGSWNAMISGFCQSGNAVEALRVLDEMNREGIKMDCVTVSAIIPACAQRGDDLHGMLVHLYVIKHGLDYDVFVRNSLINMYSKFGDVSLSQKVFDQTDFRDLVSWNSIIAAYEQNGDPDTALKLFGEMQSNGVQLDLLTLVSLASIARSKNCQSERSVHGYALRRCWVLEDIIVGNAIIDMYAKLGNIDYARRVFDIIFSKDVISWNTMITGYAQNGFASEAVQLFSLMGDHMNLVANQGTWVSILPAYSHLGALRLGRKSHGKILKVCLQFDIYVGTCLIDLYGKCGKLDDALSLFYEVPRFNSVPWNAIISCHGINGYGETSLQLFKTMQDLSVQPDHVTFISLLSACSHSGLVDQGRGYFTIMQEKYGIKPSLKHYGCMVDLFGRAGNLEMAYDFINSMPIQPDASVWGALLGACRVHGNVELGKVAANHLFQVDPKNVGYYVLLSNIYANTGKWEGVDEVRTLARDNRLKKTPGWSSIEVHNQTEVFYTGNQSHHHSSSEKIYKELEMLTVKMKSIGYIPDYSFVLQDVEEDEKDRILMSHSERLAIAYGIISTPPKSPLQIFKNLRICGDCHNVTKLISKITEREIIVRDSNRFHHFKDGFCSCGDYW is encoded by the exons ATGTTGTCAATCTCTCATCAGTTACTGGAGATGAACTGTATCGATTTAGTTTCCAAGGGAGATTCTCACATTAACAATCACCATAATGCTGCCAAACAGTTGCTGAATAAGGTGTTCAAAATTCGTCTGGGCAGAGGAAACTATGGTGAATGTCTG gCGTCTAGAGCTGATGGGAATTCTAAATTCAGTGATGAAATGTGCCAGGAACTTAGCATAAGGAGTGTTGCTGCTGGACTGAG ATTATTGCCATCACGCAAACTAAAGCGATTTCCAGGCGGGTCACTCATTCATCAAAGTAGTCGTGGATTGTGTTACTCCTCAATGAATTCTGCACAGATTTCATCAAATGGAAATGGGAACAAGAAAAATGAGATTGATTTTGAGCTTCTATTCAATCGTTGCAATAATACCTGTTTTGCTAAGCGTCTTCATGCTTTCCTGATTGTGTCAGGAAAAGTTGAAAGCATCTTCATCTCCACAAAGCTCATCAACGTGTATGCTAATCATGCTGATGTTGGATTGTCTCGCAAGACTTTTGATCAAATTGAGACGAAGGATACATATACTTGGAATTCGATGATATCTGCTTATGTTCGAAATAACCGGTTCCCTGAAGCTGTCAATGGTTTATGTGAAATGTTATTGCTATCTGATACTCGACCTGATTTTTATACTTTTCCCCCAGTACTGAAAGCTTGTAGAAAATTATATGATGGGAAGAAGATACATAGCTGGGTTTTGAAGATGGGGCTCATGTGGGATGTTTATGTTGCTGCTTCTTTGGTACATATGTATTGTCGCTTCGGTTCTGTTGATGTTGCCCACAAAATATTCTGTGATATGACTATTCGAGACAGGGGCTCCTGGAATGCAATGATTTCTGGGTTTTGTCAAAGTGGAAATGCTGTAGAGGCATTAAGGGTCCTAGATGAGATGAATCGTGAGGGAATAAAGATGGATTGCGTCACAGTTTCAGCTATTATCCCTGCTTGCGCCCAAAGGGGTGATGATTTGCATGGTATGCTCGTCCATTTGTATGTGATAAAACATGGTTTGGATTACGACGTGTTTGTTCGCAATTCTTTGATCAATATGTATTCTAAATTTGGCGATGTTTCTCTTTCCCAGAAGGTTTTTGATCAAACAGACTTTAGAGATTTGGTTTCATGGAACTCTATAATTGCAGCATATGAACAAAATGGTGATCCAGACACTGCACTAAAACTTTTTGGAGAGATGCAATCAAATGGAGTTCAGCTTGATTTGCTTACACTTGTGAGTTTAGCTTCTATTGCTCGGTCAAAAAATTGCCAAAGTGAGAGGTCAGTTCATGGTTATGCACTGAGAAGGTGCTGGGTTTTGGAAGACATTATTGTTGGAAATGCGATTATAGATATGTATGCCAAGTTGGGTAATATTGATTATGCACGTAGAGTCTTTGATATAATATTCTCAAAGGATGTGATTTCATGGAACACAATGATCACAGGTTATGCTCAAAATGGTTTTGCAAGTGAAGCTGTTCAGTTATTCTCCTTGATGGGAGATCACATGAACCTAGTAGCTAACCAAGGAACTTGGGTAAGCATTTTGCCTGCTTACTCGCATCTGGGAGCTCTAAGGCTAGGGAGAAAGAGTCATGGAAAGATTCTAAAAGTCTGTCTTCAATTTGACATTTATGTGGGAACTTGTCTCATTGACCTCTATGGAAAATGTGGGAAACTAGATGATGCATTATCCTTGTTTTATGAAGTGCCCAGATTTAATTCAGTTCCTTGGAATGCCATAATATCTTGTCATGGAAttaatggatatggtgaaacatCTTTGCAACTATTTAAAACTATGCAGGATTTGAGTGTGCAGCCAGATCATGTTACCTTTATATCCCTTTTATCAGCCTGCAGTCATTCGGGACTTGTTGACCAGGGTCGCGGGTACTTTACTATCATGCAAGAAAAATATGGAATTAAACCCAGTTTGAAGCATTATGGATGCATGGTAGATTTGTTTGGAAGAGCTGGTAATCTAGAGATGGcatatgattttataaatagcATGCCCATACAGCCTGATGCTTCTGTTTGGGGTGCTCTTCTTGGAGCATGCAGAGTTCATGGGAATGTGGAATTGGGTAAAGTTGCTGCAAACCACTTGTTTCAAGTTGATCCTAAAAATGTGGgctattatgttttattatccAACATATATGCAAATACTGGAAAATGGGAGGGAGTGGATGAAGTAAGAACATTGGCTAGAGATAATAGATTGAAGAAGACTCCTGGGTGGAGCTCAATTGAAGTACACAACCAGACTGAAGTCTTTTATACTGGGAACCAATCCCACCACCATTCTTCTTCTGAGAAAATCTACAAGGAGTTGGAGATGCTAACTGTGAAAATGAAGAGCATTGGCTATATTCCAGATTATAGCTTTGTGTTGCAGGATGTTGAGGAGGATGAGAAAGATCGTATTCTTATGAGTCATAGCGAAAGATTAGCTATAGCATATGGAATTATTAGTACACCTCCTAAGAGCCCGCTACAGATATTCAAGAATCTTCGTATTTGTGGTGATTGCCACAATGTGActaaattaatttctaaaatcaCTGAGAGGGAGATAATTGTTAGGGATTCAAACCGTTTCCATCATTTCAAGGATGGCTTCTGTTCATGTGGAGACTATTGGTGA
- the LOC124943962 gene encoding transcription factor GTE7-like, with protein MQTTSEEDAANSFNQRSKYSDLKNNNRPADYVTYDISSYSRTELMQLKKRLTVELEQIQGLYEQIESGSSLLHQYRDYDDDDDDDQPPQVTNGKMKKQKRPIPYNSLQDPKRLCQRSWNGFDLNHIGDLMKKSRQILTTLMKNKHSWVFREPVDALSLGLHDYHQIVKHPMDLGTVKAKFSNNAYATPMDFADDVRLTFNNAVLYNPKTDKVHAWAGELLARFEDLFRPIEEKMGGALPREDHHPPPVYSSVNDDLQRNSWNHIPTPEIERRKKSTPPSLILPTISKKQQEKTQMPKNMMKPSAASSHSLVQSPPPPLTTNVNGELLSKSNNPGKLPKPKAKDVGKREMSIEEKDRLSIGLQNLPQEKMPQLIHIIRKRNCSQLGQVEDEIELDIETLDTETLWELDRFVTNWKKMVSKNKRQAVMSNNVSMAGGTTTTREDENMVREINGCTQVVLKEAGEKEGSEDDDDVDIGGEEMAMMSSFPAVEIEKDGGGACREEEQGGGSSSGGSSSSGSDSSSSSSSSDSDSSGGNNSDADEAQSRGGMVK; from the exons ATGCAGACCACCTCCGAAGAAGACGCTGCTAATTCCTTTAACCAGAGGTCCAAATATTCAGACCTAAAAAACAACAACCGCCCTGCAGACTACGTTACTTATGACATCAGCTCCTATTCTAGGACCGAGCTCATGCAGCTGAAGAAGCGATTGACGGTTGAGTTGGAACAGATCCAGGGTTTGTATGAACAAATCGAGTCCGGATCGTCACTACTACACCAATATCGagattatgatgatgatgatgatgatgatcagccTCCTCAAGTTACCAATGGTAAGATGAAGAAACAAAAGAGACCGATTCCTTACAATTCCCTTCAAGATCCGAAAAGGTTATGCCAAAGGTCCTGGAATGGGTTCGACCTTAACCACATTGGAGATCTGATGAAGAAATCCAGGCAGATCTTGACCACGTTGATGAAGAACAAGCATAGTTGGGTTTTCAGGGAGCCCGTCGATGCATTGTCCTTGGGGCTTCACGATTATCATCAGATAGTCAAGCATCCTATGGATCTTGGTACGGTGAAAGCTAAATTCTCAAACAATGCTTATGCGACGCCCATGGATTTTGCAGACGATGTTAGATTGACCTTCAATAATGCAGTATTGTACAATCCGAAAACCGATAAAGTGCATGCCTGGGCGGGGGAGTTGCTTGCCCGTTTTGAAGACTTATTCCGGCCCATAGAGGAAAAGATGGGTGGTGCTCTTCCGAGGGAGGATCATCATCCGCCGCCAGTTTATTCTTCTGTAAACGATGATTTGCAGAGGAATTCGTGGAATCACATCCCTACTCCAGAAATAGAGAGGAGGAAGAAATCTACACCTCCAAGTTTGATTCTTCCAACAATATCAAAGAAACAACAGGAGAAGACACAAATGCCAAAGAATATGATGAAGCCATCGGCGGCATCAAGCCATTCGTTGGTAcaatctcctcctcctcctctgaCGACGAATGTAAATGGGGAActattatcaaaatcaaataatccGGGGAAGTTGCCAAAGCCTAAAGCTAAAGATGTGGGTAAAAGAGAGATGAGTATAGAAGAGAAGGATAGATTGAGCATTGGGTTGCAGAATTTACCTCAGGAGAAGATGCCGCAGTTGATACACATCATCAGGAAACGTAATTGTTCGCAGCTTGGCCAGGTAGAGGATGAGATTGAGCTTGACATTGAGACACTGGATACTGAAACCCTTTGGGAGCTTGATAGGTTTGTGACTAACTGGAAAAAGATGGTGAGCAAGAATAAGAGGCAAGCAGTGATGTCAAACAATGTAAGTATGGCTGGAGGTACAACAACAACAAGAGAAGATGAGAACATGGTGAGGGAAATT aatggttgCACGCAGGTTGTTTTGAAAGAAGCAGGGGAAAAAGAAGGAAgcgaagatgatgatgatgttgacaTTGGAGGGGAAGAAATGGCGATGATGAGTAGCTTTCCAGCAGTGGAGATAGAGAAGGATGGAGGAGGAGCATGTAGAGAGGAGGAGCAAGGTGGCGGTAGCTCTAGCGGGGGTTCTAGCAGTTCAGGAAGTGATTcatcctcctcttcctcctccagCG ATTCTGATTCATCAGGAGGGAACAATTCTGATGCAGATGAAGCTCAATCCAGAGGAGGAATGGTAAAgtag